One window of Nicotiana tomentosiformis chromosome 11, ASM39032v3, whole genome shotgun sequence genomic DNA carries:
- the LOC104097084 gene encoding probable E3 ubiquitin-protein ligase XBOS32 yields MPERYPKTMRFLSLVGNSFGCSASGERLVSAARDGDLQEAKALLEYNPRLVRYSTFGVRNSPLHYSAAQGHHEIVTLLLESGVDINLRNYRGQTALMQACQYGHWEVVQSLILFKANIHRADYLNGGTALHLAALNGHSRCIRLLLADYIPSIPNFCNVMRKRSRNEDSIQEFDDFALHEVINRPADGGITALHMAALNGHVESLQLLLDLGASVTKVTVEDGTTIDLIGAGSTPLHYAACGGNAQCCQLLIARGASLNAENANGWTPLMVARSWHRDGLEEILSARPERQPRPLPSPFLCLPLMSIVKIARECGWRTNDSPSTCLDPCVVCLERKCAVAAEGCFHEFCTRCALYLCSTSSTSTATHGPPGSIPCPLCRHGIVSFVKLADTTPIIKEAPRTSLSLPFCACTADGQEPTTLETPFCKPDLYCSRFSPLGSSFRSLSCQKFPALKFSPGLCMGTSDTSPSLVPITAEREHLTRCSRSSFRRSTSNVEARRWLCSFSQSVETGSSC; encoded by the exons ATGCCCGAACGATATCCGAAAACTATGCGATTTTTGAGCCTTGTTGGGAATTCATTCGGATGTTCTGCGTCGGGCGAGCGATTAGTTTCTGCTGCTAGAGATGGTGATCTCCAAGAAGCCAAGGCTTTACTGGAGTATAATCCTCGCTTAGTGAGGTATTCGACATTTGGTGTTCGAAATTCACCCCTCCATTACTCTGCCGCCCAAGGACATCATGAG ATTGTTACTCTCTTGCTTGAGTCTGGAGTTGACATCAATCTCAGAAACTACCGGGGGCAG ACTGCGTTGATGCAAGCGTGTCAGTATGGTCACTGGGAAGTTGTTCAGAGTCTCATTCTTTTCAAAGCCAAT ATTCATAGGGCTGATTATCTCAATGGAGGTACGGCACTTCATTTAGCTGCTCTGAATGGACATTCCCGATGTATACGGCTTCTCCTTGCTGATTATATTCCAAGCATTCCTAATTTCTGTAATGTCATGAGAAAGAGATCGAGAAATGAGGACTCTATACAAGAATTTGATGACTT TGCACTGCATGAGGTGATCAATAGACCTGCCGATGGTGGCATTACTGCCCTTCATATGGCAGCGCTGAACGGCCATGTTGAAAGTCTGCAGCTACTCTTGGACTTAGGGGCTTCCGTCACTAAGGTTACTGTGGAAGATGGGACtacaattgatttgatag GTGCAGGAAGTACACCACTTCATTATGCTGCATGTGGCGGGAATGCTCAGTGTTGTCAG CTTTTAATTGCCAGGGGTGCGAGTCTCAACGCAGAAAATGCGAATGG GTGGACCCCATTGATGGTTGCTCGATCATGGCATAGAGATGGGCTCGAGGAAATTTTAAGTGCTCGTCCAGAAAGGCAACCACGTCCTCTTCCTTCACCGTTCTTATGCCTCCCTCTTATGAGTATAGTGAAGATTGCTAG AGAGTGTGGATGGAGAACAAATGATTCGCCATCAACTTGTTTAGATCCTTGTGTTGTTTGTCTGGAAAGGAAGTGTGCAGTCGCTGCAGAGG GTTGTTTTCACGAGTTCTGCACGCGCTGTGCGTTGTACCTATGTTCCACCAGCAGCACCTCAACCGCGACACATGGTCCTCCGGGCTCGATTCCCTGCCCTTTATGCCGACATGGCATCGTTTCATTCGTTAAGCTGGCGGATACAACGCCAATCATCAAGGAAGCACCGAGAACAAGCCTATCATTGCCGTTCTGTGCATGTACAGCTGATGGACAAGAACCAACTACATTGGAAACGCCATTTTGCAAGCCGGATTTATATTGCTCTCGATTCTCCCCACTTGGCTCTTCCTTCCGCTCATTAAGCTGTCAAAAATTCCCGGCCTTGAAATTCAGCCCTGGCCTTTGTATGGGAACGTCGGACACAAGTCCGTCTTTAGTTCCAATAACCGCTGAACGAGAACATCTGACTCGATGTTCAAGATCCAGCTTTAGGCGATCAACGTCAAACGTTGAAGCTAGAAGATGGTTGTGTTCCTTCAGCCAATCTGTAGAAACTGGAAGCAGCTGCTGA